A region of the Synechococcus sp. PCC 7502 genome:
TTTCATAACCACGGATTGATATTGATTCATTAGTAATTCTTGGAAACGTTAGCATTCCCACGGGATAAATTCTTAAAGTTTCGGCACATACTGCATTTAGGTATGGAAGTTTACTTAGGGATATGGCATCTGGTTCTGTCCCTAAAGTCGCAATTTCTGTCAGTAATTTTTGTTTAACTTCAGGCAGATAATTAATCCAATATATTGCCCAAGCTAGAGCGGTTGCAGTAGTTTCATGCCCTGCAAATAAAAGAGTCATCAATTCATCGTGTAATTCTAGGTCGCTCATCCTATTGCCATCGGAATCTTGGGAGCTAATCAACATACTTAAAATGTCAGATCGCTCTTCGTTACTATTTTGACGGTGATCGCTAATTTCATCATAGATTAGCCGATCTAGCTCAGCGCGATCGCGGACGAAACGCCTCCAGGGACTCCAAGCACCTAAATCTTTTTGCATAAACGGAAGAAATAGAAAAGCAGCATTAATTGGAGATTCAATTAGTGAGAGCATTTTGGATAATTTTTCCCGAATTTGATCGTATCTTTTATCTCGATCTAACCCAAAGACGGTTTGTAAAATGACTGAGAGTGTAATTTTTTCCATCTCTTTTCTGACATTAAGTTTCTCTCCTACTTGCCATCCTGCAATTAAGTTTCTAGTGATTTGTTGGA
Encoded here:
- a CDS encoding cytochrome P450, which gives rise to MTIPPTINSPKVLQLWKWIVEPLDYLHKFDRECGDIFTVNMSSVFNGAVFVSHPQAIQQVLTSDTKQFSAPGSINQILKPFLGDRGVILLDGREHRQRRQLLMPQFHGDKVRNYTNAIQQITRNLIAGWQVGEKLNVRKEMEKITLSVILQTVFGLDRDKRYDQIREKLSKMLSLIESPINAAFLFLPFMQKDLGAWSPWRRFVRDRAELDRLIYDEISDHRQNSNEERSDILSMLISSQDSDGNRMSDLELHDELMTLLFAGHETTATALAWAIYWINYLPEVKQKLLTEIATLGTEPDAISLSKLPYLNAVCAETLRIYPVGMLTFPRITNESISIRGYEIKPNTVVMGCIYLTHHREDTYPDPHLFKPERFLERQFSPYEYLPFGGGSRRCVGMALAQLELKLVIVEILSHCQLQLIGKLPIMPVRRGVTLAPNGGVSARVKSKYV